The following is a genomic window from Rhizobium sp. 11515TR.
GCTACGTGAGCTGCAGGTGATCGCCGACGAGATCGCCAAGGCCGGCGGCACGCCGCTTGCCGTGGCGCGAGACGGTCGTCTTCTCGGCGTCATCCATCTTAAGGATATCGTCAAGGGCGGCATCCGTGAGCGCTTTGCGGAACTGCGCCGCATGGGTATCCGCACCGTGATGATCACGGGCGACAATCCGCTGACAGCTGCTGCTATCGCCGCCGAAGCCGGCGTCGACGACTTCCTCGCCCAGGCAACGCCCGAAATGAAGCTGGCGCTGATGCGTCAAGAGCAGGCACAGGGCAAGCTGGTCGCCATGTGCGGCGACGGCACGAACGATGCGCCCGCGCTCGCCCAGGCCGATGTCGGCGTTGCCATGAATACCGGTACGGTCGCTGCCCGCGAAGCCGGCAACATGGTCGATCTCGACAGCGACCCGACGAAGCTGATCGAGATCGTCGAAATCGGCAAGCAGCTGCTGATGACACGCGGCGCGCTGACGACCTTCTCCATCGCCAACGACATTGCGAAGTATTTCGCCATCATCCCGGCGATGTTCATCGCCTTCTATCCGCAGCTGAAGATGCTGAACGTCATGGGACTGGCAACGCCGCAAAGCGCCATTCTCTCGGCCATCATCTTCAACGCGCTCATCATCGTCGCACTGATCCCGCTGTCACTGAAGGGTGTCCGCTATCGTCCGATCGGCGCCGGTGCGCTGCTTAGCCGCAACCTGCTGATCTACGGCCTCGGCGGCATCATCGTCCCCTTCATCGGCATCAAGGCCATCGACATGGCGATTACCGCCATCGGCCTCGCCTAAGGAGTTTCTCTCATGTTGAAACAAATCAGACCTGCGATCGTCATGATCGTCGCCACGACCGTTCTGACCGGCCTTGCCTATCCGCTTGCCATGACCGGTGTCGCCCAAGCGCTCTTTCCCCATCAGGCCAATGGCAGCCTGGTGGAGAAGGACGGCAAGGTGATCGGCTCCAGCCTTATCGGTCAGAATTTTACGGCGGATAAGTATTTTCACGGTCGTCCGTCGGCCACGACCGGCGCCGATCCGAATGACCCGACCAAATCGGTTTCCGCACCCTATAATGCCGCCAATTCCGGCGGCTCCAATCTCGGTCCGACCAATTCGAGCCTGATCACGCGTATAAAGGGTGATGCAGCGACATTGCAGGCGCAGAACCCGAATACGCCGGTTCCGATCGATCTGCTTACCACATCGGGCAGCGGACTTGACCCGGACATCTCGCCTGAAGATGCCTATTTCCAGGTCCCGCGCGTCGCCAAGGTCCGCAACATGGATGAGGCCAAGGTCAAGTCGCTCGTCGAGGCAGCCATAGAGCCGCGAGAGCTCGGCGTTCTCGGGGAACCTGTGGTCAATGTGCTGGCATTGAACCAGGCGCTCGATGCTTCTATGACTCAATAAGTTGAAGAGGTTGAGACGGTTAGCGCCGTCTCAATCTTATCAGGAAAGACAACCAGCGAATGGCAGACGACAGCCGCGATATGTTGGGCAGGCCTTCTCCCGATGCGCTTCTCGAAAAGGCGCGGGCCGAGACACGCGGTCGGTTGAAGATATTCCTCGGAGCGGCGCCGGGTGTCGGCAAGACCTACGAGATGCTGATGTCGGGCAGGGCGAAGATCGCCGACGGCGTCGATGTCGTCGTCGGTGTCGTCGAGACCCATGGCCGACGGGAGACTCAGGCCTTGCTCGAAGGGTTTGAGATCGTTCCGCGAGTCAATGTCGACTATAAGGGCAGGGCGCTCGAGGAGATGGATCTCGATGCCATCCTGAAACGTCGTCCCGAACTGGTGCTCGTCGATGAACTCGCGCATACCAATGCGCATGGCAGCCGGCATCCGAAGCGCCATCTCGATGTGAAGGAGCTTCTCGACCGCGGAATCGATGTCTACACGACGTTGAATATCCAGCACGTCGAAAGCCTGAATGACGTCGTTTCGCAGATTACCCGCATCCGGGTGCGCGAGACGGTACCGGATTCGATCATCGACATGGCCGATGATGTCGAGATCATCGATCTGACGCCGGATGATCTCATCAAGCGGCTGCATGATGGCAAGGTCTATGTCTCGAAGACGGCAGAGCGGGCGCTGACCAATTATTTCACGCCGGGCAACCTGACGGCCTTGCGTGAGCTCGCGCTGCGACGCACCGCCCAGCGCGTCGATGATCAGCTTCTGACCCATATGCAGGCGCACGCGATCCAGGGCCCTTGGGCTGCCGGCGAGCGCGTGCTCGTTTCGATCGATCATCACCCGCGTTCGGCTGCACTTGTCCGCTATGCCGCCCGCATGGCTGCGCGTCTGCGGGCCCCCTGGGCAGCCGTCTATGTCGAGACCAACCGCTCGATCAGTTTGAGCGAGGCACAGCGCGACACGATTGCCGCAACGCTCAGGCTCGCCGAACAGCTCGGCGGTGAGGCGATTACTCTTCCGGGCCGCGAGGTGGCGGAGGAATTGCTTCGCCATTCGGCCAGCAACAACGTGACGCACATCGTCATCGGTTCACCGAAAATCGGCTCCTGGCGCGATTGGTCCCGCCGTTCGGTGTCCTACGATCTCATCCGCAGAGCCGGCGACATCAGCGTTCATGTCATTTCCGGTAGCGAAGCGGATGGCGAGGCTGCAAGGCGTGGTGTCAAAGTGGCGCCTTCGCCGCCGCCCTTCCAGCTTCGTGGTTATGTCCTGGCAACGCTCTATGTTGCCATCGCGCTCGGCTTCTGCGTCATCCTCGATCAGGTGCTGGATGTCCGCAATTTGGCGCTGGTCTTCCTGATGGCGGTGCTGGTAAGCGCCGTGACCCAAGGTCTGCGTCCGGCACTTTACTCCTGTTTTCTCGGCGCTCTTGCCTTCAACTTCTTTTTTCTGCCTCCGCGTTACACGCTGACGATCAGTGATCCCGAAAGCGTGCTTGCCTTCTTCTTCTTCCTCGGTGTCGCGGTCATTGCGAGTAACCTGACGGCGACTGTGCAGCGCCAGGCGGCAGCCGCGCGCCAACGCGCGCGAACCACGGAAGACCTCTATCTTTTCTCGAAGAAGCTCGCGGGAACCGGCACGCTCGACGATGTTCTCTGGGCCACCGCCTTCCAGCTGGCGTCGATGCTGAAACTGCGGGTCGTGCTGCTTCTGCCGGAGCATGGCACGATCGCCGTCAAGGCCGGCTATCCGCCTGACGATACGCTCGACGACGCCGATATCGCGGCAGCACGCTGGGCCTGGGAGCACAATCATGCCGCCGGCCGTGGCGCCGATACGCTACCGGGAGCCAAGCGCCTTTACGTTCCGCTCCGCACGGGCCGAACCGCCGTCGGCGTCATCGGTCTCGATAGCGACCGCCGTGATGGCCCACTTCTGACGCCGGAACAGCAGCGGCTGCTCGATGCGCTCGCCGATCAGGCGGCGCTTGCCATCGAGCGGGTGCAGCTGGTAGCCGATGTCGACCGCGCGAAGCTGGCCGTGGAGGCCGACCGGCTGCGGTCGGCTCTGTTGACCTCGATTTCGCATGATTTGAAGACGCCGCTCGCTGCCATCCTTGGGGCGGCAGGCACCTTGCGTGACTATCTGGAAACCTTGCCACACGAAGATCGCGTCGATCTCCTGTCGACCGTCATCGACGAATCCGAACGCCTCAACCGTTTCATCGCCAATCTGCTTGACATGACCAAGATCGAGTCCGGCGCGATGGAGCCGAATTACGCTCTGCATTATGCCGGCGATATCGTCGGCAGCGCGCTGCGGCGGGCGGAAAAGATCCTGGCACATCATCGTGTCGACGTGCGGATGCCCGTCGATCTGCCGATGGTGAAGGTCGATCCGGTCCTGTTCGAGCAGGTGCTGTTCAATCTGCTCGACAATGCCGCCAAATATGCGCCGGAAGGCTCGGCCATCCGGCTGGAGGCCTGGGCTGATATCGACAATATCGTCTTTCGTGTGATGGACGAGGGACCAGGCATTCCGCCCGCCGACCTCGAACGCGTCTTCGATACCTTCTATCGGGTACGCAAAGGTGATCAGGTGCGCGCCGGGACCGGGCTTGGCCTTTCCATCTGCCGTGGTTTCATCGAGGCGATGGGCGGCACGATCGCCGCCGGTAACAGAACGGATCGGCAGGGGGCAGTTTTCACCATCCGCCTGCCGAAACCAACAGATGTCCCGAAGCTGGATGAATTGAAATGAACACCACTGCCGTCAAGATTCTCGTTGTCGATGATGAGCCGCCGATCCGCAAATTGCTGCGCGTAGGCCTCGGTGCCCAGGGCTATGTCGTCAATGAGGCACAGAGCGCCGCGTCAGCCCAGGCGTCAATCGATGAAGACCAGCCCGATTTAATCGTGCTCGATCTCGGTCTGCCGGATAAATCAGGCCAGGAGCTGTTGCTCGGTTGGCGCGAGGATGGGGTGCAGATCCCGGTGGTCATCCTGTCAAGCCGCACCGACGAAGCCGGCATCGTCAAGGCGCTCGAGAGCGGCGCCGACGATTATGTGACCAAGCCTTTCGGCGTCAACGAGCTTGCTGCCCGCATCCGGGTAGCGCTGCGCCATCGCCTGCAGCAGCAGGGCGAGAAGGCGATTTTCCAGACCGGCGGTCTTTCCATCGATCTCGTCAAGCGTATCGTCAAGGTCGATGGCAAGGAGATCAAGCTGTCGCCGAAGGAATATGACATCCTGCGTGTGCTTGCCCAGCACGCCGGCAAGGTGCTGACGCACCAGTTCCTGCTGAAGCAGATCTGGGGGCCCGCGGCCGATGTGCAGTATCTGCGCGTCTATGTCCGCCAGCTTCGGCAGAAGATCGAGGAGATTCCCGATCAGCCGCACTATATCACCACCGAGACAGGCGTCGGCTATCGGCTGCGCGAGCCTGATTGAGGCAGCGGAGATTTCGAGCCCATGATCGAGGCGATCTCGCCTCGGACTTGTGGCGATGAATGCCATTTCAGAATTTATTGCCGGACCTTGAGTGCGACCATGGACCTTTCCACGATCATTCTTCCCGAACACGTCTTTGTCGGCGTCTCTACTCCGACGAAATGGCGGGCGTTGCAGATGCTGTCGTCGAAGGCAGCCCATTGCTTTGGCCTGGACGAGGCAATGGTCATGCGGGCGCTGGAGACGCGCGAAAAATTGGGCACGACAGGTATCGGCAATGGCGTTGCGGTGCCGCACGCCGCCATCGCTGGCATGACGAGGCCTCGGGGACTGATGGTGCATTTTGCACATCCTGTCGATTTCGAAGCCATCGACGACGTACCGACGGAATGGGCCTTCGTGCTGTTGTTCGGAGAGGGCGGCCGGGGCGACTATCTGAATGTGCTTGCCGCGATCGCGAGGCGTTTGCGCACGGAAGGCGTTCTGACGGCGATGCGGCAGACGAAGAGCGCCGACGAACTCTATTCCGTCTTTATGTCCGACACCATCTGCTGACGACGCACTCGTTGCACGTCTGGCGTCATTCGGGAATGTGATTTCACTTTTTCGGATTCTATGGGATGCTGTTCTCCGCAGTTACCGAAAACGGAAACTGCCTTCGTTACTTTATACGACCAAGTTGATAGGGTTTAAGGACAAACGAAGGGGGTGCATCCATGCAGACGATTAAGCTTTCTCGGCTTCTCGCCACCGCAATTCTGATCGGCAGTTTCTCGATCGCGGCCGTCGCGCCGACCTGGGCGGCGGACAAGACGCTTCTCAATGTTTCCTACGATCCGACTCGTGAACTCTATAAGGACTTCAACACGGCCTTTGCTGCCAAGTGGAAGAAGGACACGGGCGAAACCATCAATATCAAGGCTTCGCATGGCGGCTCCGGCGCGCAGGCCCGCTCGGTTATCGATGGTCTCGATGCCGATGTGGTGACGCTCGCCCTTGAGGGCGATATCGACGCGATCGCCAAGGCGACGCACAAGATTCCCGCCGACTGGAAGACCAAGTTCCCGAACAATTCGGTTCCCTATACCTCGACCATCGTGTTCCTCGTGCGCAAGGGCAACCCCAAGGGCATCAAGGACTGGCCGGATCTGGTCAAGGACGGCGTAGAAGTCATTACGCCGAACCCGAAGACATCAGGCGGTGCACGCTGGAACATTCTGGCGGCATGGGCCTGGGCCAAGCAGGCCAATGGCGGCGATGATGCCAAGGCGCAGGACTATGTCGCTCAGCTGCTGAAGCATGTGCCGGTCCTCGACACCGGTGCGCGCGGGGCGACGACGACCTTCGTGCAGCGTGGTCTTGGTGACGTCCTGCTTGCCTGGGAAAACGAGGCCTATCTCTCGCTCGACGAACTCGGTCCCGACAAATTCGAGATCGTGACACCGTCCGTTTCGATCCGCGCCGATCCGCCGGTTGCCGTCGTCGATGGCAATGTCGACACGAAGGGCACGCGCAAGGTCGCGGAAGCATACCTGAACTACCTGTACTCGGATGAAGGTCAGAAGATCGCTGCGAAGCACTATTACCGGCCGATCAAGCCGGAAGCGGCCGATCCGAAGGATGTCGCTCGTTTCCCGTCCCTGAAGCTCGCAACTATTGACGACTTCGGCGGATGGTCTCAAGCTCAGCCGAAATTCTTCGCTGACGGGGGCGTCTTCGATCAGATCTACAAGCCGGGACAATAAGACTGAATGCATTCTATAACCCGCAAACGGTGGCGGTTACGGCAGCCGAGCGTCATTCCGGGATTCGGATTGGCGCTCGGCGTTACCTTGGCTTGGCTCCTATTCATAGTTCTCATCCCGCTATCGGGGCTCCTCTGGAAAAGCAGCGCCCTCGGCTGGCAGAATTTCTGGGCCCTCGCGCTTGACGTGCGCACGCTCTATGCTCTGCGCATGAGCTTCGGCGGCGCCTTCATCGCCGCGCTCGTCAATGCCGTGCTCGGACTTATCCTGGCTTGGGTGCTGGTGCGTTATCGCTTTCCCGGCAAGCGCGTTCTCGATGCGATGGTCGACCTGCCGTTCGCCTTGCCGACGGCGGTTGCCGGCATTGCACTGACGACGCTCTACGCACCGAATGGCTGGATCGGACAGTTCCTGACGCCGCTCGGCATCAAGATCGCCTTCACGCCCGTCGGCATCGTCATCGCGTTGATCTTCGTCGGCTTACCGTTCGTGGTGCGTACGGCGCAGCCCGTCATGGAGGAGATCGACCGCGAAGTCGAGGAGGCGGCGGCGACCCTTGGTGCCTCGCGTTTCCAGACGATAACCCGCGTGCTGCTTCCAGGCCTCGCACCTGCGGCTCTGACGGGCTTTGCGCTGGCATTCGCGCGTGCAGCCGGCGAATACGGATCGGTCATCTTCATCGCCGGCAACAAGCCGTACGTTTCGGAAATCGCACCGCTGCTCATCGTCATTCGTCTGGAGGAATATAATTATTCCGCAGCGACGGCGATCGCGACGGTGATGCTGTTCATTTCCTTCACCATGCTTTTGATCATCAATCTCATCCAGTCGTGGAGCAGAAGGAGATATGGCTATGGCGCATGATCTTTCTGCATCAGTCGAAACCGGTCATTCGGTCATCACCGAAAGTCGGCTTGCGCGCATCGTCTTCATATTGATCTCGCTCGCGTTCCTGACGCTGATGGTGCTTCTGCCCCTCGCCGCCGTTTTCGTCGAGGCATTCCGCAAGGGGATCGAGACCTTCTTCGAAGCCTTGGTTGACGAGGAAACCTTTGCGGCGATCCGGCTGACATTGATCGTTGCCGGCATCAGCGTGCCGCTGAACCTCGTCTGCGGCGTTGCGGCCGCCTGGGCGATCGCCAAATTCGAATTCAAGGGCAAGGCCTTACTGACGACGCTGATCGATCTGCCCTTCTCGGTGTCGCCGGTCATATCGGGCCTTGTCTTCGTGCTGTTGTTCAATTCGAACAGCACACTCGGCCCTTGGCTGCAAAGCCACGGCATTCAGATCCTGTTTGCGGTTCCTGGGCTGGTGCTGGCGACGATGTTCGTCACCTTTCCCTTCGTCGCGCGCGAACTGATCCCGCTGATGCAGGAGCAGGGCAGCGCGGACGAGGAGGCAGCACTTTCGCTCGGGGCGAATGGCTGGCAGACCTTCTGGCATGTCACGCTGCCGAACATCAAATGGGGCCTGCTTTACGGCGTGCTGCTCTGCAACGCCCGCGCCATGGGTGAGTTCGGCGCCGTTTCGGTCGTCTCCGGCCATATTCGCGGCGAAACAAACACCATGCCGCTGCAGGTCGAGATTCTCTATAACGAATATAATTTCTCTGGGGCCTTTGCCGTTGCTACGCTTCTGGCTCTGCTTGCCCTTGTCACACTGATACTGAAGACGTTGCTGGAAATGCGCTATAGCGAAGAGATCGCAGCCAGCCGGCGTCACTGAAGGAATTCTTATGGAAGTTCGCGTTCAAAACCTGCGTAAGGAATTCGGTCGCTTTCCCGCATTGCATGACGTGTCGCTGGATATCCGCTCGAGCGAATTGATTGCGCTTCTCGGTCCATCCGGCTCCGGCAAAACGACGCTACTGCGCCTGATTGCCGGGTTGGAAACTCCAACGGAGGGGCAGATCTTCTTCGGCGAAGAGGATGCGTCGCGAAAGACCGTGCAGCAGCGCAATATCGGCTTCGTGTTTCAGCATTATGCGCTATTCCGCCATATGACAGTGCTCGACAACATCTCCTTCGGCCTTAAGGTTCGCTCGGCATCGCGTCGTCCGCCACGCGATGAAATACGCCGGCGTGCCATCGAGCTGTTGGAACTCGTGCAACTGAACGGCCTGGAGAAGCGCTATCCGGCCCAGCTTTCCGGCGGCCAGCGCCAGCGCGTGGCTCTGGCGCGCGCGATGGCGGTGGAGCCGAATGTCCTGCTTCTTGACGAGCCCTTCGGTGCTCTCGATGCTCAGGTCCGCAAGGACCTGCGTAAATGGCTGCGCGAAATCCACGATCGCACCGGCCACACCACGGTCTTCGTGACCCATGACCAGGAAGAAGCGCTGGAGCTCGCCGACCGGGTGGTCGTGCTCAACAAGGGCGCGATCGAACAGGTCGGAACACCAGACGAGATCTACGACGCGCCGAACTCTCCCTTCGTCTATGGCTTTATCGGCGAATCCAATCGTCTGAAGGTGCGCGTCACCAGCGGTGAGATCTGGTTCGATGACAAGCCTCTGGGGCTCAGCACGCCGCATGAGCCTGATGGCGAAGCCTATCTGTATTTCCGACCCCA
Proteins encoded in this region:
- a CDS encoding K(+)-transporting ATPase subunit C; this encodes MLKQIRPAIVMIVATTVLTGLAYPLAMTGVAQALFPHQANGSLVEKDGKVIGSSLIGQNFTADKYFHGRPSATTGADPNDPTKSVSAPYNAANSGGSNLGPTNSSLITRIKGDAATLQAQNPNTPVPIDLLTTSGSGLDPDISPEDAYFQVPRVAKVRNMDEAKVKSLVEAAIEPRELGVLGEPVVNVLALNQALDASMTQ
- a CDS encoding sensor histidine kinase, which encodes MADDSRDMLGRPSPDALLEKARAETRGRLKIFLGAAPGVGKTYEMLMSGRAKIADGVDVVVGVVETHGRRETQALLEGFEIVPRVNVDYKGRALEEMDLDAILKRRPELVLVDELAHTNAHGSRHPKRHLDVKELLDRGIDVYTTLNIQHVESLNDVVSQITRIRVRETVPDSIIDMADDVEIIDLTPDDLIKRLHDGKVYVSKTAERALTNYFTPGNLTALRELALRRTAQRVDDQLLTHMQAHAIQGPWAAGERVLVSIDHHPRSAALVRYAARMAARLRAPWAAVYVETNRSISLSEAQRDTIAATLRLAEQLGGEAITLPGREVAEELLRHSASNNVTHIVIGSPKIGSWRDWSRRSVSYDLIRRAGDISVHVISGSEADGEAARRGVKVAPSPPPFQLRGYVLATLYVAIALGFCVILDQVLDVRNLALVFLMAVLVSAVTQGLRPALYSCFLGALAFNFFFLPPRYTLTISDPESVLAFFFFLGVAVIASNLTATVQRQAAAARQRARTTEDLYLFSKKLAGTGTLDDVLWATAFQLASMLKLRVVLLLPEHGTIAVKAGYPPDDTLDDADIAAARWAWEHNHAAGRGADTLPGAKRLYVPLRTGRTAVGVIGLDSDRRDGPLLTPEQQRLLDALADQAALAIERVQLVADVDRAKLAVEADRLRSALLTSISHDLKTPLAAILGAAGTLRDYLETLPHEDRVDLLSTVIDESERLNRFIANLLDMTKIESGAMEPNYALHYAGDIVGSALRRAEKILAHHRVDVRMPVDLPMVKVDPVLFEQVLFNLLDNAAKYAPEGSAIRLEAWADIDNIVFRVMDEGPGIPPADLERVFDTFYRVRKGDQVRAGTGLGLSICRGFIEAMGGTIAAGNRTDRQGAVFTIRLPKPTDVPKLDELK
- a CDS encoding response regulator transcription factor is translated as MNTTAVKILVVDDEPPIRKLLRVGLGAQGYVVNEAQSAASAQASIDEDQPDLIVLDLGLPDKSGQELLLGWREDGVQIPVVILSSRTDEAGIVKALESGADDYVTKPFGVNELAARIRVALRHRLQQQGEKAIFQTGGLSIDLVKRIVKVDGKEIKLSPKEYDILRVLAQHAGKVLTHQFLLKQIWGPAADVQYLRVYVRQLRQKIEEIPDQPHYITTETGVGYRLREPD
- a CDS encoding PTS sugar transporter subunit IIA — encoded protein: MDLSTIILPEHVFVGVSTPTKWRALQMLSSKAAHCFGLDEAMVMRALETREKLGTTGIGNGVAVPHAAIAGMTRPRGLMVHFAHPVDFEAIDDVPTEWAFVLLFGEGGRGDYLNVLAAIARRLRTEGVLTAMRQTKSADELYSVFMSDTIC
- a CDS encoding sulfate ABC transporter substrate-binding protein, with translation MQTIKLSRLLATAILIGSFSIAAVAPTWAADKTLLNVSYDPTRELYKDFNTAFAAKWKKDTGETINIKASHGGSGAQARSVIDGLDADVVTLALEGDIDAIAKATHKIPADWKTKFPNNSVPYTSTIVFLVRKGNPKGIKDWPDLVKDGVEVITPNPKTSGGARWNILAAWAWAKQANGGDDAKAQDYVAQLLKHVPVLDTGARGATTTFVQRGLGDVLLAWENEAYLSLDELGPDKFEIVTPSVSIRADPPVAVVDGNVDTKGTRKVAEAYLNYLYSDEGQKIAAKHYYRPIKPEAADPKDVARFPSLKLATIDDFGGWSQAQPKFFADGGVFDQIYKPGQ
- the cysT gene encoding sulfate ABC transporter permease subunit CysT, which encodes MHSITRKRWRLRQPSVIPGFGLALGVTLAWLLFIVLIPLSGLLWKSSALGWQNFWALALDVRTLYALRMSFGGAFIAALVNAVLGLILAWVLVRYRFPGKRVLDAMVDLPFALPTAVAGIALTTLYAPNGWIGQFLTPLGIKIAFTPVGIVIALIFVGLPFVVRTAQPVMEEIDREVEEAAATLGASRFQTITRVLLPGLAPAALTGFALAFARAAGEYGSVIFIAGNKPYVSEIAPLLIVIRLEEYNYSAATAIATVMLFISFTMLLIINLIQSWSRRRYGYGA
- the cysW gene encoding sulfate ABC transporter permease subunit CysW; this encodes MAHDLSASVETGHSVITESRLARIVFILISLAFLTLMVLLPLAAVFVEAFRKGIETFFEALVDEETFAAIRLTLIVAGISVPLNLVCGVAAAWAIAKFEFKGKALLTTLIDLPFSVSPVISGLVFVLLFNSNSTLGPWLQSHGIQILFAVPGLVLATMFVTFPFVARELIPLMQEQGSADEEAALSLGANGWQTFWHVTLPNIKWGLLYGVLLCNARAMGEFGAVSVVSGHIRGETNTMPLQVEILYNEYNFSGAFAVATLLALLALVTLILKTLLEMRYSEEIAASRRH
- a CDS encoding sulfate/molybdate ABC transporter ATP-binding protein; this encodes MEVRVQNLRKEFGRFPALHDVSLDIRSSELIALLGPSGSGKTTLLRLIAGLETPTEGQIFFGEEDASRKTVQQRNIGFVFQHYALFRHMTVLDNISFGLKVRSASRRPPRDEIRRRAIELLELVQLNGLEKRYPAQLSGGQRQRVALARAMAVEPNVLLLDEPFGALDAQVRKDLRKWLREIHDRTGHTTVFVTHDQEEALELADRVVVLNKGAIEQVGTPDEIYDAPNSPFVYGFIGESNRLKVRVTSGEIWFDDKPLGLSTPHEPDGEAYLYFRPHDIEIRDGDGSAIAGLLVASRRVAGTRHLEINIGAQHDPIEIELPPNKADALDRNRIAFRPTRWKLFRNGV